TGGAGTCATGCCTAAAGCTGACATCAAACCAAAATCTATGCATTATGCCAAAAAATGGTCAGGTGAGGTAGAGAACTTATACAGATTTCAGCAAGCTGGCTACAGAGATGAGGCTGAATATAAACAAGTAAAACAAGTAGATACGGTAAGATTTAGGGGTTAATAACCTGCAAAGGTTATTACTTTAAACTTCTGTCTTATATGATTAAATAAAACTCGAGATGCtccttatttccttttatttagaTTAGTTTCTGATTGAGTTTTTTCTCCTAGGTCTGACTTGAATTCTTAAGTTATGAATAACTTCAGTTATTCAGTTACTTCTGTGCAGAATAACTTATTTCACAGAAGTGAAACAGAAACACTACCCAGCCTGTGTTTTTATCCTCTTTTATGCATTTAGAAGCACTATAGGTTTCTTTGAATACATGCAGCTGCGATCTAAAGAGTAGTTTGTTTTTTGACAAAAGGAATATGTCAAAGTGGGTTCTCTGTGAAGTTTCCCCGTTACTCTGCCCATGGGCCTGTCAGGAAGCTTGCTTGTTGTCCAGGGAGCCAGCTCTGTGCCATTGCTACCGACTTCAGTCTTCAGTTGAATTGTGTGATAGCATAATCAGACTTTGTGCACCCTCAAAACTTCATTTCTGTTCAAACTGTccacaacagaaatatttggtGCCAAGTGTGGTAAAGGGAGTTGTGACGCAGCCTTTTGTCAACTGTGAACGTCAAGGACCTGACCCTCTGCTCACTATAGTTGATGGCAATGCTTCCTAGCACATCAGATGAGCCAATGAATAATGGCCAGGTATTCAGTGGCTATTTGAGATTCAAAGTAGCATCCAGAAAGTTAATACAGGAAACAACATATTATCTTCATCAGAGCTCTGTAATTCATCTTCCAAAGCAGCACATGTAGTAAGCAAAATCCACTTCTGAAAGATCTTAGCCTCCTGTGCACTAAAGTGCAGAATTTTCCTAAGAAAGTCACTCCTCATCCATTTAactcaaaacacagcaaaacactaGTGTGCGTAATAGCATGCAGCTTATTGTTTTGTTGTGGGATCAGATACCACTGTAAAGACTGTGGAGTAAATTCTTTCAACTgcacaaaaaagaaatcctgtgaTTAGTGTTGTGATCAGTCTTTTTAAGATCTATGATGGGCCATAAACAATTAAACACCGATAAGAGTTGAAGAACACAACTTACTGAATGTAAAATAATGCATTCTGTTCAAACTTGCCAGGATCTGGCAGTGATTCCTTTTCAATTTACTCATTTTGAAATGTCTTGTTTACTCTACATTATGTTTCTATACTATAGTTGTTATTAATGATGCAATTATAATCTAGGTGTAATGAATATTAAGGCTTTCATGTTTAGGCAGACAATGCAAATAACTCAGCTGTGTATCTAATGTAATAAGGTGAGCAGTCAAACCGCCAGTTCTGAGTCTCTCCAACTAGACCGTGCTCTAGTTTGACATCCTGTTGTCAACCCTTCCTGGAACAGAAATGTGATACTTATTGTCTGATGTTTAAGTTTCAGTTTGATCAGAAGTAGTCATAGGTGTTCAAGCTGCAGATAGCCACTAAAGCCATAAAGCAAGTGCTCTAACCTTTAGTTTAAAGTTTCACTTTGTGGACACGAAGGCGCACCAGGACAGTGCTGGCTTCCTGCAGGACTGATCCTGCTGTCTTTAAGACAGCATATACATATACGCtcacatatatgtatatacatatagcttgctttatttttatgaagttgCTAATGAAAAGCGCACTTTTCATGGTCAGAAGGATCCTGAAGAAGCCCTTAAGTGCACGTCAGTCTCATAGAAGTGGAAACTTTCAGCCTCCTGTATTCCTGAATAACTGAATAGTATCAACGTTTTATTCctaaatgaagtattttaaaagctttatctAGTccaatttttaaattactctaCAAAATAGTCTTAGATCCTTGTTTCTAGACTTTTCTGATCACCTAAGTTGCACTACTAGATCAGAAAAGTGGTTGGTGACATCTTGttcttaatctttttttaaaagttaagcaAATCAATAGCAATGGTGTTTCAGATGCAAATGAGGATTTCCCATGGAAGTATACCTTGTATTCTTTGCAACAGAATGCATAAGCATCATTTAATGTAAGCATGTTCCGGTGATCCTATATcctttttattctatttatagGTAGAGTGTTGGCCAGAAACTGGATTTGTTAAGAAACTTCAGAGAAGGAACAATACATTCTATTACTATGATAAGCaaagagaatgcaaagacgAAGAAGTCCATGAAGTAAAAATTTATGTATATTAGTTTTGTTATTGTTCTATATTGTTTGTATTGTTTTATAAATCTGTTTGGTAGAATCTGTAAGGAAATGAGATTTGTGTAATCTGACTTACCTTAAATATTGATGTCACTGTTGGATGGAAGAATACAAGAAATGTAGTGTCCTGGAACTATAGCcatagaaattttttttttttttgtgctataACCAAAAGTCCTATTATCCCTCATTTTCCTAGTTGCAAATGTTTTGacataaagataaaaatatgatAAATGGGCATCTCATATTTGGTTTAACTGTGTGTAAAATCAACAAGTAGAGGCATCGATCTTTattcagaaagatatttttgaCTCTGCTTAGTGTCAGCCATGGTCTTTCGATATAGCTAAAGGTTATAAGACTGCAGCAGACCAAAGAAAGGCCAGAAGGCTAATGTTCCCTTGGAGAATAGCAAGAGTAACAAGCAGTGAATTTAGTGAAGGACAACAAAGAATTGAGTAACAAAAACCAGCACAAAGCTGCAGATTTAAAAACTAGTTATTGTGATAGAAACAGTTACAACAAAAATGGCTTTCTGAGCAATAGGTAAGGTatcccaaaatatttttgttaggtGTGAGTAT
This genomic window from Phaenicophaeus curvirostris isolate KB17595 chromosome 1, BPBGC_Pcur_1.0, whole genome shotgun sequence contains:
- the MEIG1 gene encoding meiosis expressed gene 1 protein homolog — encoded protein: MSRRSTLDEFTTSYKEVPSTSDMKKSEVSGVMPKADIKPKSMHYAKKWSGEVENLYRFQQAGYRDEAEYKQVKQVDTVECWPETGFVKKLQRRNNTFYYYDKQRECKDEEVHEVKIYVY